The genomic stretch TCTTTAAATAATAGATAATCAAGGTCATGAATATGAATCTCTCCTCTTTCATGAGCTTTTTTAAGATGTTTAGGCAATATCTTGTTTAAATAATAATCTTTAGACGAAATACCAGCTAACAGGTCTCTTTGAACTGAGATTGTCTTAGCATCCTTATTTGCATTTTCACTTAACATGTCGTCATTTGACGCATCTACAAGTTCTGCAATATTTTTATAAATTCCTTTTTGTTTATTTCTTATTTCAGTTTTTATTGTTCTATAGCTTTGATAAGATATAGCAATATCCTTTTCACTTGATGCCATTAGTTTTTTAACAACTAAATCTTGTATTTCCTCTACTGACATTCTTTTATTTTCAAGGTTTTCAATCTGTGTTGCAATTTTGTCAGCAAGTCCTTTGTTGTCAGGTTCTGAGCTTTGTTTAAAAGCCATAGTAATAGCTCTCACTATTCTATTTTTATCAAAATCTACAATACTCCCATCTCTTTTTATGACTTCTTTCATCCTTCTCCTACCTCACTTACTTTAACTTTTTGCTACTGTGTTCATTATACATCATAAAAAAAATAAATAACAATATATACTATATATAGTGTTTATAAAAAAAAACTTAACACTATATAGTGTTAAGCTCATATTATTTATACAGTTCCAGAACCTCTAAATACTCCTTTTTTATCTCTTCTCGGAGTTCTTTAGGCTCTAATATCTCTGCCTCTTTTGAAAACTGTCTAAAGTACAATTTAGCATTTTCATTAGCAGCTTCAAAAGAATAGATATCTCCATCTTTTTTTATAAGTTTTGGACGATAGTTAGTCAAACTCTTTAAAAGGCTGTATCCTTCCTCTGTAAGTCTAACTTTTACAATATTTCCATTCCCTAAAAAGGGGTCAAAATTTTTACGCATATTTTCAATATATTTTTTATCTTTACCTTTTATCTTTTCTTCAAGAATAGAAACTATTTCCAATTCCTTTAATTTATAGTTTGCATATACTTTTCTCTCTTCATCATAACAGAATAAAAAGTTTTCATCTCCACGTTCTTCACGTTTAATAAAATACGGTTCTACACTGAAAACTCTTTTTAAATACTTTATTCTCAATTTTTTCTTTGCCTTAATAGCTTCCAGAATACTTTTTACTCTATCTTCAAATATGAAAAGCTCTCTTTGGTATTTAAATTTTGAGGTATAGATTTCAAATAACTCTCTGAAGTATTCTGCCTCTACATCTACCTCATTTGCTCTTAAGACATCATAGTATATCTCTCTATTAGATACATTCAAATCAAACTGAATTATCTTGGTAACAGGTCTTCCCTGTGTTTCAAGTAATTTCTCAGAATCCATCTTTTTGTTGTACTTAAATCTATCTAATATATAGTTACATAATTTATTATTATTAATTCCAAATTCTTCTGTATCATTCCGCATCAAGCGCCATATATCCTCTGGAACAGTCACTCTAATTTTTTTCATCACAAATTTCTCCCAACAAGTATTATTTTTCCATTATAACATAAATAACACTATATTTAAAGTAACAAAAAAATCAGTATAAACAAATATTTGTACTGATTTTTTATTTCATTATTTAAATCAATCCTATACTATCAAGCTGAAAATAACTCACTGTCTTTTAAATAAGCTTCTCTGTTATTAAAAATATTTAAAAGTTTTTCTGGAGTCAAATTCATTTTCTGTTTTCCCTTTATATCTAAAATTACCTCTCCGTTATGTAACATTATAAGTCTGTTTCCATAGTTTATAGCATCCTGAAGATTATGAGTTATCATAAGAGTTGATATCTTATTTTTTTCCACTATCTCCTTAGTTTTATCCATTATTATTTTAGAAGTTTTTGGATCAAGTGCTGCTGTATGCTCATCTAAAAGCAAAATATCAGGTTTATTTAATGTTGCCATTATAAGAGCCAAACACTGTCTTTGCCCACCAGATAGAGATCCAACTTCTGTATCCATCTGATTTTCTATCCCAAGATCAAGTTCCTTTAATATCTCTTTATAATGCTCTTTTCTTTTTTTATTTAGTCCCATTGAAAGTCCAAATATTTTTCCTTTATTATCTGCCATTGAAAGATTTTCAAATACAGTCATAGATGGAGCTGTTCCCATACTTGGATTCTGATATACTTTAGAAATAAAGCTTCCTCTTTTATGTCTTGGCACACTGCTTATCTCTTTACCATCTATATCTATACTTCCGCTGTCTATTGATATATTTCCAGTTATTGTATCTAAAAGAGTAGATTTTCCTGCTCCATTACTCCCTATTATAGATATAAAATCTCCTTTTTCTACCTTTAAATTAAGATTTCTGAACACTGTCTTAGTAGTCCCAAGATCTGTTATAAAACTTTTAGAAATTGAATTTATATTAAGCATTTGCTACTCTCCTTCCCCTTTTCAAAGATTCTTTTTTTATTTTCATATATATGATTAATACTACCAAAACTGAGGTAATAAGTTTCAAATCACTGGCATTCATACCAATACGAAGTGCTAAAGATATAATTCCCTTATAAACTATTGTTCCAATTATTACCATCAAGGTTCCTCTAAATAGTTTATGTTTACCTAAAATTGCCTCACCTATAATAATAGATGCAAGACCAGTTATAATTGTACCTGTCCCCATTCCTACATCAGCAAATCCCTGATATTGTGCAAGAATTCCACCTGATAAGGCTACAAGACTGTTTGAAATCATAAGTCCATATATTTTCCATCTTTTTTCATCAAGTCCCAATGAAATTACAAGACTTTCATTATCTCCTAATGCCTTTAAGGCAAAACCAAACTTTGTGTTTAAAAGAAAATCCACTGCCAATTTTACCACTATCAAAAAGATTAAAGTAATTACAATTGGTGAAACAGTTCCATGAAAAATATTCTTAGTCATAAAAAGTGGAATATTTGATTTTCCCATAATTCTCAAATTCACACTGTATAATCCAGTCATCACTATAATTCCTGCTAAAAGATTTGTAACTTTTAATTTAACATGTATTATTCCAGTTATGGCTCCTGATATGGCTCCTAATACCATAGCTGCACATAGAGCAATAAAAGGATTTATTCCCTTCACTATAAGTATTGCACTAACTGATGCACCTAATGGAAAGCTTCCATCTACTGTCATATCAGGGAAATCAAGTATTTTATAGGAAATATACACTCCTATTACCATAATTGCAAGTATAAAACTTTGCTCTAAAGTTCCAGCTATCATCTTTTCTCCTCCTTTTTTCTAATAGTATTTAGCATCTTTTAATGCTTCATTTGAAAGATCAACTTTATATTTTTCTGCCATTTTCTTATTTATAATAAGTTCCATATTTTTCAAAGTTTCAATTGGCATATCTTTAGGACTTTTTCCCTTTAACACTTCTATTGCCATCTCTCCAGTTTGATATCCCAATTTTTCATAATTTATTGTTTTTGTAACCAAAGCTCCCTGTTTTACCTGATCTTCTATACAACCTATAACAGGTACTTTAGCTTTGTTTGCTCTATCTAAAACAAGAGGTGTTGCAGATACAACAAGATTATCTGTTGGAACATATAATACATCTACTTTTGTTAAAAGCTGGTCTATTCCTGAGGCTATATCATTTATACTGTTTACTCCTGTTTCAACTATTTCAAGTCCAAGTTTTTTTCCTTCCTCTTTTGCATTATCAACTTGCACCTGTGAATTCTGTTCACTTGTATTATATAAAATTCCAACCTTTTTTATTCCAGGTAACATATCCTTTGCCACTTTTAATTGTTCATATACAGGCATCATATCACTTGTTCCTGTAATATTTTCTCCTGTAAGACCTGCAGCTTTTGGATCAGTTACTGCAGTAATTAAAATAGGTATATTTTTTGTAGAGTTATATGCAGCCTGTGCACTTGGTGTCGATATTGCAAAAATCAGATCTTTATTATCCTGTGCAAATTGCTGACCTATCATCTGTGCTGTTCCAAAATCTCCTTGAGCATTTTGATACTCTATCTTTGCATCCTTATATCCATTTTCTTTCAATGCCTTTTCAAATCCATCTCTGGCAGCATCTAATGCTGGATGTTCAACTATCTGGCTAATTCCAATTTTTACCTTTCCAGCCTCTTTAATCTCATTTCCCATTACTATTGTTGAAAGCAGTAATCCCATTATAAGTAGTTTTTTCATAAATTTCCTCCCAATGTGTTTTTATTTATAGATTTATGATACTCCTTAATGGCTGCTTTGTGTAGATAACAATTATTTTTTTTATTTGTTCTACCTCTTCTTATAAATCCGCTATTTTCAAGGAAGTTTAAAAATAAAAACTACAGTTTCTTGTTCGTA from Fusobacterium sp. DD2 encodes the following:
- a CDS encoding ABC transporter permease, which gives rise to MIAGTLEQSFILAIMVIGVYISYKILDFPDMTVDGSFPLGASVSAILIVKGINPFIALCAAMVLGAISGAITGIIHVKLKVTNLLAGIIVMTGLYSVNLRIMGKSNIPLFMTKNIFHGTVSPIVITLIFLIVVKLAVDFLLNTKFGFALKALGDNESLVISLGLDEKRWKIYGLMISNSLVALSGGILAQYQGFADVGMGTGTIITGLASIIIGEAILGKHKLFRGTLMVIIGTIVYKGIISLALRIGMNASDLKLITSVLVVLIIYMKIKKESLKRGRRVANA
- a CDS encoding ABC transporter ATP-binding protein, producing the protein MLNINSISKSFITDLGTTKTVFRNLNLKVEKGDFISIIGSNGAGKSTLLDTITGNISIDSGSIDIDGKEISSVPRHKRGSFISKVYQNPSMGTAPSMTVFENLSMADNKGKIFGLSMGLNKKRKEHYKEILKELDLGIENQMDTEVGSLSGGQRQCLALIMATLNKPDILLLDEHTAALDPKTSKIIMDKTKEIVEKNKISTLMITHNLQDAINYGNRLIMLHNGEVILDIKGKQKMNLTPEKLLNIFNNREAYLKDSELFSA
- a CDS encoding ABC transporter substrate-binding protein, translated to MKKLLIMGLLLSTIVMGNEIKEAGKVKIGISQIVEHPALDAARDGFEKALKENGYKDAKIEYQNAQGDFGTAQMIGQQFAQDNKDLIFAISTPSAQAAYNSTKNIPILITAVTDPKAAGLTGENITGTSDMMPVYEQLKVAKDMLPGIKKVGILYNTSEQNSQVQVDNAKEEGKKLGLEIVETGVNSINDIASGIDQLLTKVDVLYVPTDNLVVSATPLVLDRANKAKVPVIGCIEDQVKQGALVTKTINYEKLGYQTGEMAIEVLKGKSPKDMPIETLKNMELIINKKMAEKYKVDLSNEALKDAKYY
- a CDS encoding WYL domain-containing protein; the protein is MKKIRVTVPEDIWRLMRNDTEEFGINNNKLCNYILDRFKYNKKMDSEKLLETQGRPVTKIIQFDLNVSNREIYYDVLRANEVDVEAEYFRELFEIYTSKFKYQRELFIFEDRVKSILEAIKAKKKLRIKYLKRVFSVEPYFIKREERGDENFLFCYDEERKVYANYKLKELEIVSILEEKIKGKDKKYIENMRKNFDPFLGNGNIVKVRLTEEGYSLLKSLTNYRPKLIKKDGDIYSFEAANENAKLYFRQFSKEAEILEPKELREEIKKEYLEVLELYK